The Thalassotalea sp. HSM 43 genome window below encodes:
- a CDS encoding YagK/YfjJ domain-containing protein yields the protein MPYITKDKAITVNGKTWWVNSTGSGLIIHAIKAMINQVDSMLNYHSKVHVIRFDLRMYSFTDDNKIMTVFNRRLFKWLKRKYKLNRIGFIWCRELETAKQQHYHYALIIDGHKVRHPIEILNKVKDIWEQHLDGSEFTPKNCYYNVKRNDYDSIQSAVWRISYLAKARGKGYKPNQTKNYGTSRVKWVE from the coding sequence ATGCCGTATATAACCAAAGACAAAGCTATAACTGTGAACGGTAAAACTTGGTGGGTAAATTCGACTGGCAGCGGCCTTATTATTCATGCGATTAAAGCGATGATTAACCAAGTCGATTCAATGCTAAATTATCACAGTAAAGTTCATGTGATACGCTTTGATTTAAGGATGTATAGCTTCACCGATGATAATAAGATAATGACTGTTTTTAATCGTAGATTATTTAAATGGTTAAAGCGTAAATATAAACTAAATAGAATTGGCTTTATTTGGTGTAGAGAATTAGAAACAGCTAAACAACAGCATTACCACTACGCACTTATTATTGATGGTCATAAAGTACGGCACCCTATTGAAATACTTAATAAAGTTAAAGATATTTGGGAACAACACTTAGACGGCTCAGAATTCACCCCCAAGAATTGCTATTACAATGTAAAACGTAACGATTATGACTCTATCCAAAGTGCCGTGTGGCGTATATCCTACCTAGCTAAAGCTCGTGGTAAAGGCTATAAGCCTAATCAAACAAAAAACTATGGCACAAGTAGGGTTAAGTGGGTAGAGTAA